Proteins encoded together in one Pseudoxanthomonas sp. Root65 window:
- a CDS encoding group 1 truncated hemoglobin: protein MTILRIATALLLAGLMAVAGCASTPPRDDTLYRELGQRSGIEALVETLLFRVSDDPRIAHHFADVDIIHLNDRLVEFLCVQSGGPCTYAGKPMVEAHKHVTVGEADFNALVEDLMWAMDQRKLPRTTQNRLLRVLATMQRDVVRRGPPPAEAPLLPPQP from the coding sequence ATGACGATCCTGCGCATCGCCACCGCACTGCTGCTGGCCGGCCTGATGGCGGTGGCCGGCTGTGCCTCCACGCCACCGCGCGACGACACGCTGTACCGCGAACTGGGACAGCGCAGCGGCATCGAGGCACTGGTGGAGACGTTGCTGTTCCGCGTGTCCGATGATCCGCGCATCGCCCATCACTTCGCCGACGTGGACATCATCCATCTCAACGACCGGCTGGTGGAGTTCCTGTGCGTGCAGTCCGGTGGCCCCTGCACCTACGCCGGCAAGCCGATGGTCGAGGCGCACAAGCACGTGACCGTGGGCGAAGCCGACTTCAACGCGCTGGTCGAGGACCTGATGTGGGCGATGGACCAGCGCAAGCTGCCGCGCACCACGCAGAACCGCCTGCTGCGCGTGCTGGCGACGATGCAGCGCGACGTGGTGCGGCGCGGACCGCCCCCGGCCGAGGCACCGTTGCTGCCGCCGCAGCCCTGA
- a CDS encoding DUF3034 family protein, whose product MTPAVRALPLACALAALLPAPPALAGQGRLLATGGATQIEGAAGGGIVPWAVLSGYGTDDQHGGTAFYTRVDTGDYALDAYGASYTFANRVEVSFARQSFDLGELQRRLALPWDALEQDIYGMKVRLAGDLVYNTLPQVSVGVQHKRLRDGALPLAVGAREDHGTDAYVSASKLFLDAAGGYPLLLNATLRSTNANQAGLLGFGGDRRADRQWVWEGSAAVLLDPGLAIGVEYRQKPDNLGFAGEDDWRDVFIAWFPNKRVAVVGAWADLGSIATLDDQRGAYVSVQWSF is encoded by the coding sequence ATGACCCCTGCCGTCCGCGCCCTGCCGCTGGCCTGCGCGCTGGCCGCACTGCTCCCGGCGCCGCCCGCCCTCGCCGGCCAAGGACGCCTGCTGGCCACCGGCGGTGCTACCCAGATCGAAGGCGCGGCCGGTGGCGGCATCGTGCCGTGGGCGGTGCTGTCCGGTTACGGCACCGATGACCAGCACGGCGGCACCGCCTTCTACACGCGCGTGGACACCGGCGACTACGCGCTGGATGCGTACGGCGCCTCGTACACGTTCGCCAATCGGGTGGAAGTGTCGTTCGCACGGCAGTCGTTCGACCTGGGCGAACTGCAGCGCCGGCTCGCACTGCCGTGGGATGCGCTGGAACAGGATATCTACGGCATGAAGGTGCGCCTGGCCGGGGACCTGGTCTACAACACCCTGCCGCAGGTCAGCGTGGGCGTGCAGCACAAGCGCCTGCGCGACGGCGCACTGCCGCTGGCGGTGGGTGCGCGCGAGGACCACGGCACCGACGCCTACGTCAGCGCCAGCAAGCTGTTCCTCGATGCAGCCGGCGGCTACCCGCTGCTGCTCAACGCCACGTTGCGCTCGACCAACGCCAACCAGGCCGGGCTGCTCGGCTTCGGCGGCGATCGGCGCGCAGACCGCCAGTGGGTATGGGAAGGATCGGCGGCGGTGCTGCTGGATCCGGGTCTTGCGATCGGCGTGGAGTACCGGCAGAAACCCGACAACCTGGGTTTTGCCGGCGAGGACGACTGGCGCGATGTGTTCATCGCCTGGTTCCCCAACAAGCGGGTCGCCGTGGTCGGCGCGTGGGCGGACCTGGGCAGCATCGCCACGCTGGACGACCAGCGCGGCGCCTACGTCTCGGTGCAGTGGAGCTTCTGA
- a CDS encoding EAL domain-containing protein: MIAVVAAAQLATFAVVTVATQRAVSSRLEQELSVGHRVWEQFQQSRSEQLLASASVLADDFGFRAAVASGDLPTLRSALDNHGTRIGADLAWLLDRDGRWQASADGMTAPAADVLAGMTRQAVSEGVALQTLVVNDALYLVVMLPVMAPERVGWLAVGHRYDDAVASEYQRLTGLEAAFVTTVGNRTRVHASTLPADRRAMFANAWTPDGDRVHELAVGPDHYLSDSHPLTRGDNARLVLLDSYDRALAPYRTLRSRILLLSGLATLLAVGVAVALGRGISQPVSRLAQAAQRIQAGDYSQAPVTGGSREIVELAGAFGRMQADIAAREERILHQAHHDGLTGLPNRRHAYDRLQTAIDAGGEVAVLVMDVNRFKEINDTLGHAFGDQVLREVAQRLRGALDDTQLVARLGGDEFMVMLPGLSCEAARAQAQALWHTLKQPLDLSTTRVGVEGSFGLACHPQHGDDPDTLLRRADIALYDAKAAHGGVAVYQPGRDESHLRQLQLMTDLRQAIAGGQLELKFQPKLDAASAHVQHVEALVRWRHPVLGPVAPDEFIPLAERSGFIHELTRFVLDHAMACNAGWRAGGLDLGLAVNLSAMDLLDADLPDYIEQRLAAHGVPAARLILEVTESALMQDIDYALRMLHRLKACGVRLAIDDFGTGYSSLAQLKRMPVDELKIDKSFVMQLEEGSDDAVIVRSTIELGHNMGLSVIAEGVENDRALALLRHYRCDMVQGYLFSAPLGSADLLDWCRRREAATPADDLALETDA, from the coding sequence ATGATCGCCGTGGTGGCTGCGGCGCAGCTGGCCACGTTCGCGGTGGTGACGGTGGCTACCCAGCGCGCGGTGTCGTCGCGGCTGGAGCAGGAACTGAGCGTGGGCCACCGCGTGTGGGAGCAGTTCCAGCAGAGCCGCTCCGAGCAGTTGCTGGCCTCGGCCTCGGTGCTGGCGGACGACTTCGGTTTCCGCGCGGCCGTGGCCAGTGGCGACCTGCCGACGCTGCGCTCGGCCCTGGACAACCACGGCACCCGCATCGGCGCCGACCTGGCCTGGCTGCTCGACCGCGACGGCCGCTGGCAGGCCAGCGCCGATGGGATGACCGCACCGGCGGCGGACGTGCTGGCGGGCATGACGCGACAGGCGGTCAGTGAAGGCGTGGCGCTGCAGACGCTGGTGGTGAACGATGCGCTGTACCTGGTGGTGATGCTGCCGGTGATGGCGCCTGAGCGGGTCGGCTGGCTGGCCGTGGGCCATCGCTATGACGACGCGGTGGCAAGCGAGTACCAGCGTCTCACCGGGCTGGAAGCCGCCTTCGTCACCACCGTCGGCAACCGCACGCGCGTGCATGCCTCCACCCTGCCCGCCGACCGGCGTGCGATGTTCGCCAACGCCTGGACACCGGACGGCGACCGCGTGCACGAGCTCGCCGTGGGCCCCGACCACTACCTGTCCGATTCGCATCCGCTGACCCGCGGCGACAATGCGCGGCTGGTGTTGCTGGATTCGTACGACCGCGCACTGGCGCCTTACCGCACGCTGCGCTCGCGCATCCTGCTGCTGTCCGGGCTGGCCACATTGCTAGCTGTCGGCGTGGCGGTGGCGCTGGGCCGCGGCATCAGCCAGCCGGTGTCGCGGCTGGCGCAGGCCGCGCAGCGCATCCAGGCCGGCGACTATTCGCAGGCGCCGGTCACCGGTGGCAGCCGCGAGATCGTGGAGCTGGCCGGTGCGTTCGGCCGCATGCAGGCCGACATCGCCGCGCGCGAGGAACGCATCCTGCACCAGGCCCACCACGACGGCCTGACCGGCCTGCCCAACCGCCGCCATGCCTACGACCGCCTGCAGACGGCGATCGACGCCGGCGGTGAGGTGGCCGTGCTGGTGATGGACGTGAACCGCTTCAAGGAGATCAACGACACCCTGGGCCATGCGTTCGGCGACCAGGTGCTGCGCGAAGTCGCACAGCGCCTGCGCGGTGCGCTGGATGACACGCAACTGGTGGCGCGCCTGGGCGGCGATGAATTCATGGTGATGCTGCCCGGGCTGTCGTGCGAGGCGGCACGCGCGCAGGCGCAGGCGCTGTGGCATACGCTGAAGCAGCCGCTGGACCTGTCCACTACCCGGGTGGGTGTCGAGGGCAGCTTCGGCCTGGCCTGCCATCCGCAGCACGGCGACGATCCGGACACGCTGCTGCGGCGGGCCGACATTGCGCTGTACGACGCCAAGGCCGCGCATGGCGGCGTGGCGGTGTACCAGCCGGGTCGCGACGAATCGCACCTGCGGCAACTGCAGCTGATGACCGACCTGCGCCAGGCGATCGCGGGCGGACAACTGGAGCTGAAGTTCCAGCCGAAGCTGGATGCAGCCAGCGCGCACGTGCAGCACGTGGAAGCGCTGGTGCGCTGGCGGCATCCGGTGCTGGGCCCGGTGGCGCCGGACGAGTTCATTCCGCTGGCCGAGCGCTCGGGCTTCATCCACGAGCTGACGCGCTTCGTGCTGGACCATGCGATGGCCTGCAATGCCGGCTGGCGGGCCGGCGGCCTGGACCTGGGGCTGGCGGTCAACCTGTCGGCGATGGACCTGCTGGATGCGGACCTGCCGGACTACATCGAACAACGGCTGGCGGCGCATGGCGTGCCGGCGGCGCGCTTGATCCTGGAGGTCACCGAAAGCGCGCTGATGCAGGACATCGACTACGCGCTGCGCATGCTGCATCGGCTGAAGGCCTGCGGCGTGCGGCTGGCGATCGACGATTTCGGCACCGGCTACTCTTCGCTGGCGCAGCTCAAGCGCATGCCGGTGGACGAGCTGAAGATCGACAAGAGCTTCGTCATGCAGCTGGAGGAAGGCAGCGACGATGCGGTGATCGTGCGTTCGACCATCGAACTGGGCCACAACATGGGCCTGTCGGTGATCGCCGAGGGCGTGGAGAACGATCGGGCGCTGGCGCTGCTGCGCCACTACCGCTGCGACATGGTGCAGGGCTACCTGTTCAGCGCCCCGCTCGGCAGCGCGGACCTGCTGGACTGGTGCCGCCGCCGCGAAGCCGCAACGCCCGCCGACGACCTGGCGCTGGAAACCGACGCATGA
- a CDS encoding methylamine utilization protein → MRAQRREGWTRSGLLLAMVLASGAQAAEVRIAVGSSGGPVSDAVVSLHGATPSTTRTATARMDQQHSAFVPGVLPVQAGAVVAFPNRDNIQHHVYSFSQPRQFEIPLYSGNKAAPIRFEKPGVVVVGCNIHDWMIGHIVVLDTPHFGKTTADGHLTLDVPPGRYTLRVWHVRGAGAPLERALVVPAAGTSATLQVALVPVQEQVRGNDRLRSLQEKFRQSKGTTP, encoded by the coding sequence ATGCGAGCGCAGCGGCGCGAGGGGTGGACGCGGTCGGGACTGTTGCTGGCCATGGTGCTGGCATCGGGTGCGCAGGCGGCGGAGGTCCGCATCGCGGTGGGCAGCAGCGGCGGCCCGGTCAGCGATGCCGTGGTCAGCCTGCATGGCGCAACGCCGTCGACGACCCGCACCGCCACCGCGCGCATGGACCAGCAGCATTCGGCCTTCGTGCCCGGCGTGCTGCCGGTGCAGGCCGGCGCGGTGGTCGCCTTCCCCAACCGCGACAACATCCAGCACCACGTCTATTCGTTCTCGCAGCCGCGGCAGTTCGAGATCCCGCTGTACTCGGGCAACAAGGCCGCACCGATCCGCTTCGAGAAGCCGGGCGTGGTGGTGGTGGGCTGCAACATCCACGACTGGATGATCGGCCACATCGTGGTGCTCGATACACCGCATTTCGGCAAGACCACCGCCGATGGCCACCTGACCCTCGACGTGCCGCCCGGCCGCTACACGCTGCGCGTGTGGCATGTCCGTGGCGCCGGTGCGCCGCTGGAGCGCGCGCTGGTGGTGCCGGCGGCGGGCACGTCGGCGACGCTGCAGGTGGCGCTGGTCCCGGTGCAGGAACAGGTGCGCGGCAATGATCGCCTGCGCTCGCTGCAGGAGAAGTTCCGCCAGTCGAAGGGCACCACGCCTTGA
- a CDS encoding nitronate monooxygenase — protein MTTLASLLGTDLPLIQAPMAGVQDEALAIAVTAAGGLGSMPCAMLDSTQLEAALQTFATLPQPVNLNFFCHAMAEPDAGEARRWRDALTPYYAEYGIAPPAPSTAGARRPLDAATVDLLEAFQPRIVSFHFGLPDSALLARIKGWGAAVLSSATTLEEGVWLQRQGVDAVIAQGIEAGGHRGYFLSDDLGRQPGTRELVASLSKALTVPVIAAGGVGDRADVQALLAAGASAVQAGTAYLLCPEATTPAVHRAALQQPGRDAALTNLFSGRPARGLVNRLMRDLGPLSVLPPAFPWASQALAPLRGAAEALGRDDFSPLWAGSRPGTLAGRDAAQVTRRLMGVD, from the coding sequence ATGACCACGCTCGCCTCGTTGCTCGGTACCGACCTGCCGCTGATCCAGGCGCCGATGGCCGGCGTGCAGGACGAAGCGCTGGCCATCGCCGTCACCGCCGCGGGTGGCCTGGGCTCGATGCCCTGCGCGATGCTGGACTCGACGCAGCTTGAAGCCGCGCTGCAGACCTTCGCCACGCTGCCGCAGCCGGTCAACCTCAACTTCTTCTGCCATGCGATGGCGGAACCCGATGCCGGCGAAGCACGGCGCTGGCGCGATGCGCTGACGCCGTACTACGCCGAGTACGGCATCGCGCCGCCCGCACCTTCCACGGCGGGCGCGCGGCGTCCGCTCGATGCCGCCACCGTCGATCTGCTGGAGGCGTTCCAGCCGCGGATCGTGAGCTTCCACTTCGGCCTGCCTGACTCCGCGCTGCTGGCGCGCATCAAGGGCTGGGGCGCCGCGGTCCTGTCGTCGGCGACGACGCTGGAAGAAGGCGTGTGGCTGCAACGCCAGGGCGTGGATGCGGTGATCGCGCAGGGCATCGAGGCCGGCGGGCATCGCGGGTATTTCCTGTCCGATGACCTGGGCCGGCAGCCCGGCACGCGCGAGCTGGTGGCGTCGCTGTCGAAGGCATTGACCGTGCCGGTGATCGCGGCCGGCGGCGTCGGCGACCGCGCCGATGTGCAGGCCCTGCTCGCGGCCGGCGCCAGCGCGGTGCAGGCCGGCACTGCCTACCTGCTGTGCCCGGAGGCGACCACCCCGGCCGTGCATCGCGCGGCCCTGCAACAGCCCGGGCGCGACGCTGCACTCACCAACCTGTTCAGCGGCCGGCCCGCGCGAGGCCTGGTCAACCGGCTGATGCGCGACCTGGGGCCCCTGTCGGTACTGCCCCCCGCGTTCCCCTGGGCCTCTCAGGCCCTGGCCCCGCTGCGAGGTGCGGCCGAAGCGCTGGGCCGCGACGATTTCTCGCCACTGTGGGCCGGCTCGCGGCCAGGCACGCTGGCCGGACGCGATGCCGCCCAGGTCACGCGTCGACTGATGGGCGTGGACTGA
- a CDS encoding YciI family protein, producing MKYLGLAYFTPEKFAALRPDEIEALVSQCPARDEQMRATGKVMMAASLGDLDGWKTLRPRNGRTQVSDGPYTEAKEVVGGLFIIDADSPEEAVRIASLHPAATLGEEGGWAVELIPMEFHVGG from the coding sequence ATGAAATACCTCGGTCTGGCCTATTTCACCCCCGAAAAATTCGCCGCCCTGCGTCCGGACGAGATCGAGGCGCTGGTCAGCCAGTGCCCGGCGCGGGACGAGCAGATGCGCGCCACCGGCAAGGTGATGATGGCCGCATCGCTGGGCGACCTGGACGGCTGGAAGACGCTGCGTCCGCGCAACGGCCGCACGCAGGTCAGCGATGGCCCGTATACCGAGGCGAAGGAAGTGGTGGGCGGCTTGTTCATCATCGACGCGGACAGCCCCGAAGAGGCGGTGCGCATCGCCTCGCTGCATCCGGCGGCCACGCTCGGAGAGGAGGGCGGTTGGGCCGTCGAACTGATTCCGATGGAGTTCCATGTCGGGGGATGA
- a CDS encoding HIT family protein, which produces MIQLPVRDPCDLCIAARDEPWKIIDEGEHTLTVINPWQFEAGQCCVITRRHVATLLDLSAPECSAILQAAKRVAEALVGAYRPLGILTFQNNGVYSGQETPHFHFHVVPRQPGSDWGIGPPQLATFDGAGRARGTPHDPAGDTERMARVRVSTDTLAERVERIRAHLPP; this is translated from the coding sequence ATGATCCAGCTTCCGGTAAGAGACCCCTGCGACCTCTGCATCGCCGCGCGCGACGAACCGTGGAAGATCATCGATGAAGGCGAGCACACGCTGACGGTGATCAACCCGTGGCAATTCGAGGCCGGCCAGTGCTGCGTCATCACGCGCCGGCATGTCGCCACGCTGCTCGATCTTTCCGCGCCGGAGTGCTCAGCCATCCTGCAGGCCGCCAAGCGCGTGGCCGAAGCCCTCGTCGGCGCCTACCGGCCGCTGGGCATCCTCACGTTCCAGAACAACGGCGTGTACAGCGGGCAGGAAACGCCGCACTTCCATTTCCATGTCGTTCCCCGCCAGCCGGGTAGCGACTGGGGTATCGGTCCGCCGCAACTCGCCACGTTCGATGGCGCCGGACGTGCGCGCGGTACCCCGCACGATCCCGCCGGCGATACGGAGCGCATGGCGCGCGTCCGCGTGTCGACCGACACGCTGGCCGAACGCGTGGAACGGATCCGCGCACATCTCCCGCCGTAG
- a CDS encoding response regulator: MAQLNILYVDDDDTHRAMIAEAIAVAGHTVTQAATATAALELLRQGRYDCIVTDYWMPDITGAAVAQEARALHPWATVCVVSGHDKSDMEGLPPGTLLMTKPFSLPLLLDVLTPR; encoded by the coding sequence ATGGCCCAACTGAACATCCTGTACGTCGACGACGACGACACGCACCGCGCCATGATCGCGGAGGCCATCGCGGTGGCCGGACATACTGTGACCCAGGCCGCCACCGCCACGGCGGCGCTCGAGCTGCTGCGGCAGGGCCGCTACGACTGCATCGTGACGGATTACTGGATGCCCGACATCACCGGCGCTGCGGTGGCGCAGGAGGCGCGCGCACTGCACCCGTGGGCCACGGTCTGCGTGGTGTCGGGGCACGACAAGAGCGATATGGAAGGATTGCCGCCCGGCACCCTGCTGATGACCAAGCCCTTCAGCCTGCCGCTGCTGCTGGACGTGCTGACGCCGCGGTAG